The Gemmata palustris genome includes a region encoding these proteins:
- a CDS encoding DUF1501 domain-containing protein: MTAAGLATIAGGEPRLRASDPVAHPKPTADTCILLWMAGGMGAPDTFDPKRYTKFEVGVPVDKILSTFPAIDTVVDNIKFTEGLENIAKVIDRGTLIRSHVVADLGNILHSRHQYHWHTGYVPPQTVACPHIGAWMARVLGPRNPAIPPFINIGQKLEGHGESEELKAFTTGGFFGTEFGPFNLPFPDDAVNAVRPPKGMTPERFSARHEKFKELLKASPVGEMASDHHHESMLKSIENAHRLLTSKERDAFDITKEPKASYDKYNTGRFGLGCLLARRLAESGARFIEVTTEYVPFLHWDTHENGHTTYTRMKKEIDRPIAQLILDLEQRGMLDRTLVVLASEFSRDMMIEGVPGSTAKDQSLAKAEKLGELKHYGLHRHFTGSGSVLMFGGGIKKGALYGETAAERPLITTKNPVSIRDLHATIFHAMGISPKTAFDVEKRPFYATEDGKGKPVMDLFARGK; this comes from the coding sequence ATGACCGCGGCCGGCCTCGCGACCATCGCGGGCGGCGAACCGCGTCTGCGTGCATCGGACCCGGTCGCGCACCCCAAGCCCACCGCCGATACGTGCATTCTCCTCTGGATGGCCGGCGGAATGGGGGCGCCGGACACGTTCGATCCGAAGCGCTACACCAAGTTCGAGGTCGGCGTCCCGGTCGACAAGATCCTGTCCACGTTCCCGGCCATTGACACGGTCGTGGACAACATTAAGTTCACCGAGGGCTTGGAAAACATCGCGAAGGTGATCGACCGCGGGACACTCATCCGATCGCACGTCGTCGCGGATCTCGGCAACATTCTGCACTCGCGTCACCAGTACCACTGGCATACGGGATACGTCCCGCCGCAAACGGTCGCGTGCCCGCACATCGGGGCGTGGATGGCGCGCGTGCTCGGCCCGCGGAACCCCGCCATTCCGCCGTTCATCAACATCGGACAGAAACTCGAAGGCCACGGCGAATCGGAAGAACTCAAAGCGTTCACCACGGGCGGGTTCTTCGGCACCGAGTTCGGGCCGTTCAACCTGCCCTTCCCCGACGACGCCGTGAACGCGGTCCGGCCGCCCAAGGGCATGACGCCCGAACGCTTCTCCGCGCGCCACGAGAAATTCAAGGAACTGCTGAAGGCTTCCCCCGTGGGCGAGATGGCGAGCGACCACCACCACGAGTCGATGCTCAAGTCCATTGAGAACGCGCACCGGTTGCTCACGAGCAAGGAACGCGACGCCTTCGACATTACCAAAGAACCGAAAGCGAGTTACGACAAGTACAACACCGGGCGGTTCGGGTTGGGGTGCCTGCTCGCCCGGCGCCTGGCAGAGTCCGGGGCGCGATTCATCGAGGTGACGACCGAGTACGTGCCGTTCCTCCACTGGGACACGCACGAGAACGGCCACACTACGTACACCCGCATGAAGAAGGAAATCGACCGCCCCATCGCCCAACTGATCCTCGACCTGGAGCAGCGCGGGATGCTCGACCGCACGCTCGTCGTCCTGGCGAGCGAGTTCAGCAGAGACATGATGATCGAGGGCGTACCGGGCAGCACGGCGAAGGACCAGTCCCTCGCGAAAGCCGAAAAGCTCGGCGAACTGAAACACTACGGGCTGCACCGGCACTTCACCGGCTCCGGGTCGGTGCTGATGTTCGGCGGCGGAATCAAAAAGGGCGCTCTGTACGGCGAGACGGCAGCAGAACGGCCGCTCATCACCACGAAGAACCCGGTGAGCATTCGCGACCTGCACGCGACCATCTTCCACGCGATGGGGATCTCGCCGAAGACCGCGTTCGACGTCGAGAAGCGCCCGTTCTACGCGACTGAAGACGGTAAGGGCAAGCCGGTGATGGACCTGTTCGCGCGCGGGAAGTGA
- the msrA gene encoding peptide-methionine (S)-S-oxide reductase MsrA yields the protein MRAVLMWAVPLVLVVAYLLLAKIITRDASMVPENFPVLEPDEIGTAPAAPAGVVEVATFGSGCFWCTEAVFQQMKGVQKAVSGYSGGHVPNPTYEQICTGRTGHAEVVQVTFDPAVVSFAELLEVFWRSHDPTTLNRQGNDVGTQYRSAVFYHTERQKQLAERYKSKIDAAGVYQSPLVTQIVPFSEFFSAEAYHQDYYASNTQQPYCRAIIGPKVEKLRKVFHDRLKGE from the coding sequence ATGCGAGCCGTGCTGATGTGGGCCGTTCCGCTCGTGCTGGTTGTCGCCTATTTGCTGCTCGCAAAAATCATTACCCGTGACGCATCAATGGTACCGGAAAACTTCCCCGTTCTCGAACCCGATGAAATCGGCACCGCACCAGCCGCGCCCGCGGGTGTGGTCGAAGTGGCCACCTTCGGGTCCGGCTGCTTCTGGTGTACCGAGGCCGTGTTTCAGCAGATGAAGGGCGTGCAGAAGGCCGTGTCCGGCTACAGCGGCGGGCACGTGCCCAACCCGACCTACGAGCAAATCTGCACCGGGCGCACCGGCCACGCGGAAGTGGTTCAAGTCACGTTCGACCCGGCCGTGGTGTCGTTCGCGGAACTGCTCGAAGTGTTCTGGCGGTCGCACGACCCCACCACGCTGAACCGGCAGGGGAACGACGTTGGCACGCAGTACCGCTCTGCCGTCTTCTACCACACCGAGCGGCAAAAACAGCTCGCCGAACGGTACAAGTCGAAAATCGACGCCGCGGGCGTGTACCAGTCCCCGTTGGTCACCCAAATCGTGCCGTTCAGCGAGTTCTTCTCCGCGGAAGCCTACCACCAAGATTACTACGCGAGTAACACCCAGCAGCCGTATTGCCGCGCGATCATCGGCCCCAAGGTCGAAAAGCTGCGCAAGGTGTTTCACGATCGGTTAAAAGGTGAGTGA
- a CDS encoding PSD1 and planctomycete cytochrome C domain-containing protein, producing the protein MRSLLALASLAICVGPSSAQQPDKKTDFAPDVVPILKARCAKCHTNGTYKGGVSFDTREELLKSKAAVPGKSTASEIIKLVTSTDKDTRMPPQGDPLSAKEIAALAKWIDDGLPWEPGFSFKPATYVAPLKPRKVALPPTMPGREHPIDRIIDSYFAKNKIIAPEPLDDAAFARRAYLDLIGLPPAAGELEAFVANTSANKRIELVNKLLAEDRSYTDHWLGFWNDALRNEYRGTGYIDGGRKQITAWLYKSLLENKPYDKFARELISPNASSEGFVKGIKWRGEVNASQIVELQFSQNVGQVFFGANLKCASCHDSFIDSWKLDDAYGLAAVIADKPLTVHRCDKPIGRTASAKFLFPELGSIDATAPKAKRLEQLAALVTHPDNGRFTRTMANRIWHRLMGHGIVHPVDVMGNKPWSEDLLDYLAVYFAENGYDLKKLMAHIATSRTYQAKAVPLEKEIIGDGFVFRGPELKRLSAEQFTDAIWMLTDTAPAKQSAAFPGALPPFPAGVPKERQFVRTTLVDCDPLMRSLGRPNREQVVTTRPDQLSTLQALDLANGQILTTTLERGATNILNANAKLSPNELADWVFLGALSRKPTANERAAAKSLLGAKLTTESVADLLWAVVMLPEFQLVR; encoded by the coding sequence ATGCGATCACTGTTAGCGCTCGCCTCTCTCGCGATCTGCGTTGGCCCGAGTTCGGCGCAGCAGCCGGATAAGAAAACGGACTTCGCACCCGACGTCGTTCCGATCCTCAAAGCGAGGTGCGCGAAGTGCCACACGAACGGCACCTATAAGGGCGGCGTGTCGTTCGATACGCGCGAAGAGTTGCTGAAATCGAAAGCTGCAGTGCCCGGGAAATCGACCGCGAGCGAGATCATCAAGCTCGTCACGTCCACCGATAAAGACACGCGGATGCCCCCGCAGGGCGATCCCCTGAGCGCGAAGGAGATCGCGGCGCTCGCGAAGTGGATCGATGACGGTCTGCCGTGGGAGCCGGGGTTCAGCTTCAAGCCCGCAACCTATGTCGCGCCACTCAAACCGCGGAAGGTCGCGCTCCCGCCCACGATGCCGGGCCGCGAGCACCCGATCGACCGCATCATCGATTCTTACTTCGCCAAGAACAAAATCATTGCCCCGGAACCGCTCGATGATGCGGCCTTCGCCCGGCGCGCATACCTCGACCTGATCGGGTTGCCGCCCGCGGCCGGGGAACTGGAAGCATTCGTCGCGAACACGAGCGCCAATAAGCGCATCGAGTTGGTGAACAAGCTGCTCGCGGAAGATCGTTCCTACACCGACCACTGGCTCGGGTTCTGGAACGACGCGCTCCGCAACGAATACCGCGGAACCGGGTACATCGACGGCGGGCGCAAGCAGATCACCGCGTGGCTGTACAAATCACTTTTAGAGAACAAGCCTTACGACAAATTCGCGCGCGAGCTGATTAGCCCGAACGCGAGTTCCGAGGGCTTCGTCAAGGGCATCAAGTGGCGCGGCGAGGTGAACGCCAGCCAAATTGTGGAGCTTCAGTTTTCCCAGAACGTCGGGCAGGTGTTCTTCGGCGCGAACCTCAAGTGTGCATCGTGCCACGACAGCTTCATCGACTCGTGGAAACTCGACGACGCCTACGGGTTGGCCGCTGTGATTGCGGACAAGCCGCTCACGGTCCACCGGTGCGACAAGCCGATCGGCCGGACCGCGAGCGCGAAGTTCCTGTTCCCGGAACTCGGCTCCATCGACGCGACCGCCCCCAAAGCCAAGCGGCTCGAACAACTCGCCGCCCTGGTCACGCACCCGGACAACGGGCGGTTCACCCGCACGATGGCGAATAGAATTTGGCACCGGCTGATGGGGCACGGGATCGTTCACCCGGTCGACGTGATGGGCAACAAACCGTGGAGCGAAGACCTCCTCGATTACCTCGCGGTCTACTTCGCGGAGAACGGCTACGACCTCAAAAAGCTGATGGCGCACATCGCGACCTCGCGGACTTACCAGGCGAAGGCAGTGCCGCTCGAAAAGGAGATCATCGGCGACGGTTTCGTGTTCCGCGGACCCGAACTGAAGCGCCTCAGCGCGGAGCAGTTCACCGACGCGATCTGGATGCTGACCGATACGGCGCCCGCGAAGCAGTCGGCCGCGTTCCCGGGCGCGCTGCCACCCTTCCCGGCCGGCGTGCCAAAGGAGCGGCAATTCGTCCGCACCACGCTGGTAGACTGCGACCCACTCATGCGCTCACTCGGTCGCCCCAACCGCGAGCAAGTGGTCACAACGCGCCCGGACCAGTTGTCTACGCTCCAGGCACTCGACCTCGCGAACGGTCAGATCCTCACGACGACACTCGAACGCGGCGCGACCAACATCCTGAACGCGAACGCGAAACTGTCGCCCAACGAACTCGCGGATTGGGTCTTCCTGGGAGCACTTTCGCGCAAGCCGACCGCGAACGAGCGTGCCGCGGCGAAATCGCTCCTGGGCGCGAAACTGACCACCGAGAGCGTGGCCGATCTACTGTGGGCCGTCGTCATGCTGCCCGAGTTTCAATTAGTAAGGTGA